GCCGTGCTCACCGGCTTCACCTTCACCGGACAAGCGAATACGGTCACCCGTGTCCACGCCAGCTGGAATTTTCACCGACAGCGTTTTGCTCTTCTCTACACGGCCATGACCGTGGCATTTGACGCACGGATCTTTAATGATCTTACCGCGCCCATGACAGTGCGGACATGCCTGCTGTACGGTAAAGAAGCCCTGACGCATCTGAACCTGGCCGTTACCATGACAGGTTGGACAGGTGATCGGAGAACTACCCGGCTTCGCACCGCTGCCGTGGCACACATCACACTCTTCCAGCGCGGGAATTCGGATCTCTTTGGTGACGCCACGTACCGCTTCTTCCAGCGTCAACTCCATGTTGTAGCGTAAATCGGATCCACGGCTCGCACGCTGACGGCGGCCACCGCCAAAAATGTCCCCGAACACGTCGCCAAAAATATCACCAAAATCGGCACCGCCGCCGCCAAAACCACCGCCGCCTCCGCCCATACCACCTTGCTCAAACGCCGCATGGCCGTACTGATCGTAGGCGGCGCGTTTTTGCGAGTCGGTAAGGATCTCGTAGGCTTCTTTGATCTCTTTGAACTTGGCTTCTGCCTCGCTATCACCCGGATTGCGATCGGGGTGGTACTTCA
The genomic region above belongs to Pectobacterium colocasium and contains:
- the dnaJ gene encoding molecular chaperone DnaJ, with amino-acid sequence MAKQDYYESLGVSKSADEREIKKAYKRLAMKYHPDRNPGDSEAEAKFKEIKEAYEILTDSQKRAAYDQYGHAAFEQGGMGGGGGGFGGGGADFGDIFGDVFGDIFGGGRRQRASRGSDLRYNMELTLEEAVRGVTKEIRIPALEECDVCHGSGAKPGSSPITCPTCHGNGQVQMRQGFFTVQQACPHCHGRGKIIKDPCVKCHGHGRVEKSKTLSVKIPAGVDTGDRIRLSGEGEAGEHGAPSGDLYVQVQVKAHPIFQREENNLYCEVPINFAMAALGGEIEVPTLDGRVKLKVPAETQTGKLFRMRGKGVKSVRGGAQGDLLCRVVVETPVNLNERQRQLLQELDESFGGPSGERNSPRSKSFFDGVKKFFDDLTR